One Prevotella intermedia ATCC 25611 = DSM 20706 DNA window includes the following coding sequences:
- the obgE gene encoding GTPase ObgE: MAETNFVDYVKIYCRSGKGGKGSMHLRHVKYNPNGGPDGGDGGKGGSIILRGNHNYWTLLHLRYQRHIFAEHGGNGGRDKCHGSDGKDVYIDVPCGTVVYNAETGKFVCDISYDGQEVVLLKGGRGGLGNFQFRTATNQAPRYAQPGEPLQEMTVILELKLLADVGLVGFPNAGKSTLLSSLSSAKPKIANYPFTTMEPSLGIVSYRDNQSFVMADIPGIIEGASEGKGLGLRFLRHIERNSLLLFMVPGDTDDIKKEYEILLNELRQFNPEMLSKHRVLAVTKSDLLDDELIEMLKETLPTDLPVVFISAVVGSGIDELKDLLWKELNSESNKLNDIVAEDTLVHRDKDMARFEAEMHEEGADVEDAELYDEDNFDEIDELDDFEYIDE, encoded by the coding sequence ATGGCAGAAACAAACTTTGTAGACTACGTCAAGATATATTGTCGCTCTGGCAAGGGCGGTAAAGGCTCTATGCACTTGCGCCACGTGAAGTATAATCCTAACGGCGGTCCTGATGGAGGAGACGGTGGAAAGGGTGGAAGCATTATTCTGCGTGGCAACCACAACTACTGGACATTGCTCCACCTGCGCTATCAACGCCACATTTTCGCCGAACATGGAGGCAACGGAGGGCGCGACAAGTGCCACGGAAGCGATGGCAAGGACGTTTATATCGATGTTCCTTGCGGCACAGTGGTCTACAATGCCGAGACAGGAAAGTTTGTTTGCGACATCTCATACGACGGTCAGGAGGTGGTATTGCTGAAAGGCGGTCGTGGCGGATTGGGCAATTTCCAGTTCCGTACTGCTACCAACCAAGCTCCACGATATGCCCAACCAGGCGAACCGTTGCAGGAAATGACCGTCATTCTTGAACTTAAACTCTTAGCTGACGTAGGTTTGGTGGGCTTTCCCAACGCTGGCAAGTCTACATTACTGTCATCGTTGTCGAGCGCGAAACCTAAAATAGCCAACTATCCCTTCACAACGATGGAGCCATCGCTGGGCATTGTAAGCTATCGCGACAACCAAAGCTTCGTTATGGCAGACATTCCAGGTATCATCGAAGGTGCAAGCGAGGGCAAAGGATTGGGGTTGCGCTTCCTCCGACATATAGAGCGCAACTCGCTTTTGCTGTTTATGGTGCCAGGAGATACCGACGATATAAAGAAAGAATACGAGATTTTGCTCAACGAACTCCGCCAATTCAACCCCGAAATGCTCAGCAAACACAGAGTGCTGGCAGTTACAAAGAGCGACCTATTAGACGATGAACTGATAGAAATGCTAAAGGAAACGCTTCCCACCGACCTGCCAGTGGTGTTTATTTCAGCAGTCGTTGGCAGCGGAATCGACGAACTGAAAGACTTGTTGTGGAAGGAACTCAACTCGGAAAGCAACAAATTGAACGACATTGTAGCAGAAGACACACTCGTACATCGCGACAAAGACATGGCACGCTTTGAGGCAGAGATGCACGAAGAGGGTGCTGATGTGGAAGATGCAGAGCTTTACGACGAAGATAACTTCGACGAAATAGACGAACTTGACGATTTTGAGTACATTGATGAATAA
- the pgeF gene encoding peptidoglycan editing factor PgeF, which yields MNKPELHHYALADNVVAFSSTRHGGVSQGDYASFNINRYCNDVPESIEENRKALANSLGIDVSRLIVPHQIHSDNSRLIASEYFNLPENIRQQIIEGVDAVMTNEPNVCIGVSTADCIPILLYDTEHHAAAAIHAGWRGTVKHIVLKTIKEMGTVFHTDPQKLKAVIGPGISLENFEVGDEVYEQFANAHLDMERIAKRYRTIQPKEGEAPLKWHLDLKLSNHMDMETMGVLPENIIDEGICTYDATTDYFSARRLGIDSGRIYNGIMLK from the coding sequence ATGAATAAGCCCGAACTGCACCATTACGCACTTGCCGACAACGTTGTGGCTTTCTCTTCCACCCGCCACGGCGGTGTTAGCCAAGGCGATTACGCTTCGTTCAACATCAATCGCTATTGTAATGATGTGCCCGAAAGCATAGAAGAAAACCGCAAAGCCTTAGCCAACAGCTTGGGAATAGACGTCAGTCGGCTCATCGTTCCGCACCAAATACACAGCGACAACTCGCGGTTGATAGCCAGCGAATACTTCAATTTGCCCGAAAACATACGCCAACAAATCATCGAAGGCGTCGATGCTGTGATGACAAACGAACCGAATGTGTGCATCGGAGTGTCTACTGCCGACTGCATTCCCATACTTCTCTACGACACAGAGCACCACGCTGCTGCAGCTATACACGCTGGTTGGCGTGGCACAGTGAAGCATATCGTGCTGAAAACCATCAAGGAGATGGGCACAGTCTTCCACACCGACCCACAAAAACTGAAGGCTGTGATTGGTCCCGGTATATCGCTGGAGAACTTTGAAGTGGGCGACGAAGTCTACGAACAGTTTGCCAATGCCCATCTCGATATGGAACGAATAGCCAAACGCTATCGCACCATACAGCCAAAAGAGGGCGAAGCACCTTTGAAATGGCACTTAGACCTGAAACTTTCCAACCATATGGATATGGAAACAATGGGCGTTCTGCCCGAAAACATTATAGACGAAGGCATTTGCACTTACGATGCCACCACCGATTACTTCTCTGCCCGCAGACTCGGCATCGATTCGGGGCGCATCTATAATGGCATTATGTTGAAGTAA
- a CDS encoding MerR family transcriptional regulator: MADNSRKLYYSIKEVAQMMEVSESLLRYWETEFPHLRPKTTGNRVRQYTDKDIEQIKIIYNLVKVRGFKIAAARKMLQENRSGADKSQKVLESLISVRDQLKDLKAQLSGLV, encoded by the coding sequence ATAAAAGAAGTGGCACAGATGATGGAAGTGTCGGAAAGTTTGCTCCGTTATTGGGAAACAGAGTTCCCACATCTCCGTCCGAAAACCACAGGTAATCGTGTTCGCCAATATACGGACAAGGATATTGAGCAAATAAAGATTATCTATAATCTGGTGAAAGTGCGTGGATTTAAGATTGCTGCAGCACGAAAGATGCTGCAAGAAAACCGCAGCGGTGCCGATAAGAGCCAGAAAGTGCTTGAGAGTTTGATATCGGTACGCGACCAACTGAAAGATTTGAAAGCCCAACTCAGTGGTTTGGTGTAA